From a single Brassica rapa cultivar Chiifu-401-42 chromosome A01, CAAS_Brap_v3.01, whole genome shotgun sequence genomic region:
- the LOC103843647 gene encoding uncharacterized protein LOC103843647 isoform X1 — MADRRDGNRYIGLTGRYKLESGTCNVCSAPCSSCVHRNAGSVSEESPGENSHGVVASQCSFNEGDLLRSSRLNLVHDTSSEHSESQEVVRSSNHQVKKSVLVESSTHSVIGMVGESGENIVLNKGEEPNTLAMSDCESADSEPQEVDVKICDTCGDAGREDLLAICSRCSDGAEHTYCMRVMLKKVPAGDWLCEECKFAEQAEKQKRDKESKRKQESEANLNTQSSSKRPIDRPEAAPDAKRQAFEAPTGSPKKPVLPRLPTFSRETSFKRLEKTTRKLAHHSSFNSHSSDDTESTRSTDSQVQSPKACAGSLFKSKSFNSSSSRPKVRPVDDVMPKEGLSRKLGRSMSTRCIDVGSSGCNDSRVQGSKQLKDRSTEASGVDQKLISRGNSSSSYANSARDLKSLQSDGKEGSLTKKARHLSRNRLEDIVASVGDTHTNENSKDAVGSRRRSSLKDLSSQKIQTAEPAETSCSSGSNLSTTRNISEDVNKGNRLRAAVDAALRKKPSFGKNRGLEQSDLPSVSNVDSSCDRALQNFPSKVLRDWPVGLQGGQEIAVNRKQSTLAGADAMAAPQSLEPAVHLHSVKPVIRDLPVGLQRGHPNLNTDKQTIVVNRKQSTLAGTDAIAAPQSVEPVVHLHSVKPVMRDLPVGLQGGHPNLLTDKQAIAVNRKQSTLTGADAMAAPQSVEPAVHLHSVKPVIRDFPVGLQRGHPNLQTDKQTIAVNRKQFPLASADAMAASQSVEPTVHFHSVKPVMSDLPGVDPSVLSTTSAIPEPEYIWQGEMEVRKSRNLSAMHCGMQAYLSTLASPKVAEVVNQFPVKVTLNEVPRLSTWPSQFQDIGAKEGHVALFFFAKDIVSYERSYKPLVDNMIQKDLALKGSLEGVELLIFASNQLPRNCQRWNMFFFLWGVFRGKNKKCSDPLKNKPLPASNVLPNMGRVFSTREGFYNENPSNRESLQSCMKVGYSSPLIHTCHLSLVLYHTSSYTEENAKEGEAGGGDSGAVEETEEGEIGSCPQLKDEKISGPRRVNSSDVNHNVDMDDLNSEGLCEGPANKKLKTGTGVETECNIFRRDTSGPRPREEENVIKKNPVATERIVFPLDLNDGKEEDTVMVDNNPRALGDDKNKQRPLGMVPNLELALGEDETTTTTGVLLPFMAGPSASEKHRSSNSQKAEEENAASLSLSLSFSSLEKEQQQQQRQQQNQRRVSGWEQKKQNVNTPMFLFRDFPDKSS, encoded by the exons ATG GCTGATAGAAGAGATGGGAATCGTTACATTGGTCTGACAGGTCGTTATAAATTGGAGTCTGGAACTTGTAATGTCTGCTCTGCTCCTTGTTCGTCTTGTGTGCATCGTAATGCGGGTTCAGTGTCAGAAGAGTCTCCGGGTGAAAACTCCCATGGTGTAGTGGCGAGCCAGTGTTCTTTCAACGAGGGAGATCTATTGCGTTCTTCTCGCCTTAATCTTGTTCATGATACTTCCTCTGAGCATTCTGAGAGTCAAGAAGTTGTAAGGTCTTCTAATCATCAAGTCAAGAAAAGTGTTTTAGTTGAAAGCTCTACGCACTCAGTAATTGGGATGGTTGGGGAATCGGGAGAGAATATTGTCTTAAATAAGGGAGAGGAACCAAACACATTAGCTATGTCTGACTGTGAGAGTGCTGATTCTGAACCGCAGGAAGTTGAT GTGAAAATTTGTGACACTTGTGGAGATGCGGGCCGTGAGGATTTGCTTGCTATCTGCAGCAGATGCAGTGATGGTGCAGAACACAC CTATTGCATGCGAGTAATGCTTAAAAAAGTTCCAGCGGGTGATTGGCTTTGTGAAGAATGCAAGTTTGCTGAGCAAGCAGAAAAGCAGAAGCGAGACAAAG AATCTAAGAGAAAGCAAGAAAGTGAGGCAAATTTGAATACACAGAGCTCCAGCAAAAGGCCCATAGATAGACCTGAGGCAGCTCCAGATGCTAAAAGACAAGCATTTGAGGCTCCAACAGGTTCACCAAAAAAACCTGTTCTCCCCAGGTTGCCCACTTTTTCCCGGGAAACATCATTTAAGCGCTTAGAGAAGACAACGAGAAAGCTAGCTCATCACTCATCTTTCAATAGCCACTCCAGTGATGACACAGAAAGCACACGATCCACTGACTCACAGGTCCAATCTCCTAAAG CTTGTGCAGGCTCCCTTTTTAAGTCCAAGTCGTTTAATTCTTCGAGCTCTAGACCAAAAGTGAGACCAGTGGATGATGTTATGCCTAAGGAGGGGCTTTCTAGAAAATTAGGTAGATCAATGTCAACTAGATGTATAGACGTAGGGAGCTCTGGTTGCAATGACTCAAGAGTACAAGGTTCAAAGCAACTGAAAGATCGGAGTACAGAAGCATCCGGAGTCGATCAGAAGCTAATCTCACGTGGCAATTCGTCCAGTTCCTATGCAAATAGTGCACGTGATTTGAAGAGTTTGCAGTCTGATGGTAAAGAAGGTAGCTTGACAAAGAAAGCCAGACATCTAAGTCGAAACCGCCTGGAAGATATAGTTGCTTCTG TGGGGGATACACATACGAATGAAAATAGCAAAGACGCTGTTGGTAGTCGCCGAAGGTCATCTTTAAAAGACCTGTCATCTCAAAAAATTCAGACAGCCGAACCTGCTGAGACTTCATGTTCCTCTGGAAGCAATCTCTCTACCACGCGAAACATTAGCGAGGATGTTAATAAAGGCAATAGGTTGCGAGCAGCGGTCGATGCTGCTCTCCGAAAAAAGCCTAGTTTCGGGAAGAACCGTGGTTTGGAGCAGTCTGATTTGCCGTCAGTGTCTAATGTGGATTCTAGTTGCGATAGGGCTCTTCAAAATTTTCCCTCGAAGGTGCTGAGAGATTGGCCTGTGGGATTGCAAGGAGGGCAGGAGATTGCAGTAAATAGAAAACAGTCTACACTCGCTGGTGCTGATGCAATGGCTGCTCCTCAATCTCTAGAGCCTGCAGTTCATTTACATTCGGTAAAGCCGGTCATTAGAGATTTGCCTGTGGGATTGCAAAGAGGGCATCCAAATTTAAATACCGACAAGCAGACGATTGTAGTAAATAGAAAACAGTCTACACTGGCTGGTACTGATGCAATTGCTGCTCCTCAATCTGTAGAGCCTGTAGTTCATTTACATTCTGTAAAGCCGGTCATGAGAGATCTGCCGGTGGGATTGCAAGGAGGGCATCCAAATTTACTGACAGACAAGCAGGCGATTGCAGTAAATAGAAAACAGTCTACACTCACTGGTGCTGATGCAATGGCTGCTCCTCAATCTGTTGAGCCTGCAGTTCATTTACATTCTGTAAAGCCGGTCATTAGAGATTTTCCTGTGGGTTTGCAAAGAGGGCATCCAAATTTACAGACAGACAAGCAGACGATTGCAGTAAATAGAAAGCAGTTTCCACTCGCTAGTGCTGATGCAATGGCTGCTTCTCAATCTGTAGAGCCTACGGTTCATTTTCATTCTGTAAAGCCTGTCATGAGTGATTTGCCTGGGGTTGACCCATCTGTTCTGTCGACAACCTCAGCCATCCCAGAGCCTGAATACATTTGGCA AGGGGAGATGGAGGTGCGGAAAAGCAGAAATCTATCGGCAATGCATTGTGGAATGCAAGCGTATCTATCAACATTAGCATCACCTAAGGTTGCTGAAGTGGTGAACCAGTTTCCAGTAAAAGTGACCTTGAATGAAGTACCCAGGCTAAGTACATGGCCTTCGCAGTTTCAAGATATAGGTGCTAAGGAAGGCCATGTGGCTCTTTTCTTCTTTGCCAAGGACATCGTGAG TTATGAGAGAAGTTACAAGCCCCTAGTAGATAACATGATCCAGAAAGATTTAGCTCTAAAAGGAAGCCTCGAGGGTGTTGAGCTTTTGATTTTTGCCTCCAATCAGCTTCCTCGGAACTGTCAGC GTTGGAACATGTTCTTTTTCCTTTGGGGTGTATTTCGAGGAAAAAACAAGAAATGTTCTGATCCACTCAAGAACAAACCTCTTCCGGCGTCTAATGTTTTGCCAAATATGGGGAGAGTGTTTTCTACACGTGAGGGCTTTTACAATGAAAATCCAAGCAACAGAGAGTCCTTGCAATCGTGCATGAAGGTTGGTTATTCTAGTCCTCTAATTCACACCTGCCATCTGTCTCTCGTTCTCTATCACACCTCTAGTTATACG GAGGAGAATGCTAAAGAGGGTGAAGCGGGCGGTGGAGATAGTGGAGCGGTGGAAGAAACTGAGGAAGGAGAGATAGGTTCTTGCCCACAGTTGAAGGATGAGAAGATTTCAG GGCCTAGGAGAGTAAATTCATCTGACGTGAACCATAATGTGGACATGGATGATCTGAATAGTGAAGGGTTGTGTGAAGGACCAGCGAATAAAAAGCTGAAGACAGGCACAGGAGTAGAAACCGAATGTAACATATTTAGGAGGGATACATCTGGTCCCCGTCCCCGTGAGGAGGAAAATGTGATCAAGAAGAACCCAGTTGCAACGGAAAGGATCGTGTTCCCTTTGGATTTGAATGATGGAAAGGAAGAGGATACTGTAATGGTAGACAATAATCCAAGAGCACTAGGCGATGACAAGAACAAACAAAGACCACTCGGTATGGTCCCAAATCTTGAGCTGGCTCTAGGAGAGGATGAAACTACTACAACCACAGGAGTCCTTTTGCCCTTCATGGCTGGACCTAGCGCCAGTGAAAAACATAGAAGTAGCAATAGCCAGAAGGCAGAAGAAGAGAATGCAGCTTCTCTCTCACTATCCTTGTCCTTCTCATCCTTGGAGaaggaacaacaacaacaacaaagacaaCAGCAGAATCAGAGACGAGTATCTGGATGGGAACAAAAGAAGCAGAATGTGAATACTCCTATGTTTCTCTTCAGAGACTTCCCTGACAAATCCTCATAG
- the LOC103843647 gene encoding uncharacterized protein LOC103843647 isoform X2 codes for MADRRDGNRYIGLTGRYKLESGTCNVCSAPCSSCVHRNAGSVSEESPGENSHGVVASQCSFNEGDLLRSSRLNLVHDTSSEHSESQEVVRSSNHQVKKSVLVESSTHSVIGMVGESGENIVLNKGEEPNTLAMSDCESADSEPQEVDVKICDTCGDAGREDLLAICSRCSDGAEHTYCMRVMLKKVPAGDWLCEECKFAEQAEKQKRDKESKRKQESEANLNTQSSSKRPIDRPEAAPDAKRQAFEAPTGSPKKPVLPRLPTFSRETSFKRLEKTTRKLAHHSSFNSHSSDDTESTRSTDSQVQSPKACAGSLFKSKSFNSSSSRPKVRPVDDVMPKEGLSRKLGRSMSTRCIDVGSSGCNDSRVQGSKQLKDRSTEASGVDQKLISRGNSSSSYANSARDLKSLQSDGKEGSLTKKARHLSRNRLEDIVASVGDTHTNENSKDAVGSRRRSSLKDLSSQKIQTAEPAETSCSSGSNLSTTRNISEDVNKGNRLRAAVDAALRKKPSFGKNRGLEQSDLPSVSNVDSSCDRALQNFPSKVLRDWPVGLQGGQEIAVNRKQSTLAGADAMAAPQSLEPAVHLHSVKPVIRDLPVGLQRGHPNLNTDKQTIVVNRKQSTLAGTDAIAAPQSVEPVVHLHSVKPVMRDLPVGLQGGHPNLLTDKQAIAVNRKQSTLTGADAMAAPQSVEPAVHLHSVKPVIRDFPVGLQRGHPNLQTDKQTIAVNRKQFPLASADAMAASQSVEPTVHFHSVKPVMSDLPGVDPSVLSTTSAIPEPEYIWQGEMEVRKSRNLSAMHCGMQAYLSTLASPKVAEVVNQFPVKVTLNEVPRLSTWPSQFQDIGAKEGHVALFFFAKDIVSYERSYKPLVDNMIQKDLALKGSLEGVELLIFASNQLPRNCQRWNMFFFLWGVFRGKNKKCSDPLKNKPLPASNVLPNMGRVFSTREGFYNENPSNRESLQSCMKEENAKEGEAGGGDSGAVEETEEGEIGSCPQLKDEKISGPRRVNSSDVNHNVDMDDLNSEGLCEGPANKKLKTGTGVETECNIFRRDTSGPRPREEENVIKKNPVATERIVFPLDLNDGKEEDTVMVDNNPRALGDDKNKQRPLGMVPNLELALGEDETTTTTGVLLPFMAGPSASEKHRSSNSQKAEEENAASLSLSLSFSSLEKEQQQQQRQQQNQRRVSGWEQKKQNVNTPMFLFRDFPDKSS; via the exons ATG GCTGATAGAAGAGATGGGAATCGTTACATTGGTCTGACAGGTCGTTATAAATTGGAGTCTGGAACTTGTAATGTCTGCTCTGCTCCTTGTTCGTCTTGTGTGCATCGTAATGCGGGTTCAGTGTCAGAAGAGTCTCCGGGTGAAAACTCCCATGGTGTAGTGGCGAGCCAGTGTTCTTTCAACGAGGGAGATCTATTGCGTTCTTCTCGCCTTAATCTTGTTCATGATACTTCCTCTGAGCATTCTGAGAGTCAAGAAGTTGTAAGGTCTTCTAATCATCAAGTCAAGAAAAGTGTTTTAGTTGAAAGCTCTACGCACTCAGTAATTGGGATGGTTGGGGAATCGGGAGAGAATATTGTCTTAAATAAGGGAGAGGAACCAAACACATTAGCTATGTCTGACTGTGAGAGTGCTGATTCTGAACCGCAGGAAGTTGAT GTGAAAATTTGTGACACTTGTGGAGATGCGGGCCGTGAGGATTTGCTTGCTATCTGCAGCAGATGCAGTGATGGTGCAGAACACAC CTATTGCATGCGAGTAATGCTTAAAAAAGTTCCAGCGGGTGATTGGCTTTGTGAAGAATGCAAGTTTGCTGAGCAAGCAGAAAAGCAGAAGCGAGACAAAG AATCTAAGAGAAAGCAAGAAAGTGAGGCAAATTTGAATACACAGAGCTCCAGCAAAAGGCCCATAGATAGACCTGAGGCAGCTCCAGATGCTAAAAGACAAGCATTTGAGGCTCCAACAGGTTCACCAAAAAAACCTGTTCTCCCCAGGTTGCCCACTTTTTCCCGGGAAACATCATTTAAGCGCTTAGAGAAGACAACGAGAAAGCTAGCTCATCACTCATCTTTCAATAGCCACTCCAGTGATGACACAGAAAGCACACGATCCACTGACTCACAGGTCCAATCTCCTAAAG CTTGTGCAGGCTCCCTTTTTAAGTCCAAGTCGTTTAATTCTTCGAGCTCTAGACCAAAAGTGAGACCAGTGGATGATGTTATGCCTAAGGAGGGGCTTTCTAGAAAATTAGGTAGATCAATGTCAACTAGATGTATAGACGTAGGGAGCTCTGGTTGCAATGACTCAAGAGTACAAGGTTCAAAGCAACTGAAAGATCGGAGTACAGAAGCATCCGGAGTCGATCAGAAGCTAATCTCACGTGGCAATTCGTCCAGTTCCTATGCAAATAGTGCACGTGATTTGAAGAGTTTGCAGTCTGATGGTAAAGAAGGTAGCTTGACAAAGAAAGCCAGACATCTAAGTCGAAACCGCCTGGAAGATATAGTTGCTTCTG TGGGGGATACACATACGAATGAAAATAGCAAAGACGCTGTTGGTAGTCGCCGAAGGTCATCTTTAAAAGACCTGTCATCTCAAAAAATTCAGACAGCCGAACCTGCTGAGACTTCATGTTCCTCTGGAAGCAATCTCTCTACCACGCGAAACATTAGCGAGGATGTTAATAAAGGCAATAGGTTGCGAGCAGCGGTCGATGCTGCTCTCCGAAAAAAGCCTAGTTTCGGGAAGAACCGTGGTTTGGAGCAGTCTGATTTGCCGTCAGTGTCTAATGTGGATTCTAGTTGCGATAGGGCTCTTCAAAATTTTCCCTCGAAGGTGCTGAGAGATTGGCCTGTGGGATTGCAAGGAGGGCAGGAGATTGCAGTAAATAGAAAACAGTCTACACTCGCTGGTGCTGATGCAATGGCTGCTCCTCAATCTCTAGAGCCTGCAGTTCATTTACATTCGGTAAAGCCGGTCATTAGAGATTTGCCTGTGGGATTGCAAAGAGGGCATCCAAATTTAAATACCGACAAGCAGACGATTGTAGTAAATAGAAAACAGTCTACACTGGCTGGTACTGATGCAATTGCTGCTCCTCAATCTGTAGAGCCTGTAGTTCATTTACATTCTGTAAAGCCGGTCATGAGAGATCTGCCGGTGGGATTGCAAGGAGGGCATCCAAATTTACTGACAGACAAGCAGGCGATTGCAGTAAATAGAAAACAGTCTACACTCACTGGTGCTGATGCAATGGCTGCTCCTCAATCTGTTGAGCCTGCAGTTCATTTACATTCTGTAAAGCCGGTCATTAGAGATTTTCCTGTGGGTTTGCAAAGAGGGCATCCAAATTTACAGACAGACAAGCAGACGATTGCAGTAAATAGAAAGCAGTTTCCACTCGCTAGTGCTGATGCAATGGCTGCTTCTCAATCTGTAGAGCCTACGGTTCATTTTCATTCTGTAAAGCCTGTCATGAGTGATTTGCCTGGGGTTGACCCATCTGTTCTGTCGACAACCTCAGCCATCCCAGAGCCTGAATACATTTGGCA AGGGGAGATGGAGGTGCGGAAAAGCAGAAATCTATCGGCAATGCATTGTGGAATGCAAGCGTATCTATCAACATTAGCATCACCTAAGGTTGCTGAAGTGGTGAACCAGTTTCCAGTAAAAGTGACCTTGAATGAAGTACCCAGGCTAAGTACATGGCCTTCGCAGTTTCAAGATATAGGTGCTAAGGAAGGCCATGTGGCTCTTTTCTTCTTTGCCAAGGACATCGTGAG TTATGAGAGAAGTTACAAGCCCCTAGTAGATAACATGATCCAGAAAGATTTAGCTCTAAAAGGAAGCCTCGAGGGTGTTGAGCTTTTGATTTTTGCCTCCAATCAGCTTCCTCGGAACTGTCAGC GTTGGAACATGTTCTTTTTCCTTTGGGGTGTATTTCGAGGAAAAAACAAGAAATGTTCTGATCCACTCAAGAACAAACCTCTTCCGGCGTCTAATGTTTTGCCAAATATGGGGAGAGTGTTTTCTACACGTGAGGGCTTTTACAATGAAAATCCAAGCAACAGAGAGTCCTTGCAATCGTGCATGAAG GAGGAGAATGCTAAAGAGGGTGAAGCGGGCGGTGGAGATAGTGGAGCGGTGGAAGAAACTGAGGAAGGAGAGATAGGTTCTTGCCCACAGTTGAAGGATGAGAAGATTTCAG GGCCTAGGAGAGTAAATTCATCTGACGTGAACCATAATGTGGACATGGATGATCTGAATAGTGAAGGGTTGTGTGAAGGACCAGCGAATAAAAAGCTGAAGACAGGCACAGGAGTAGAAACCGAATGTAACATATTTAGGAGGGATACATCTGGTCCCCGTCCCCGTGAGGAGGAAAATGTGATCAAGAAGAACCCAGTTGCAACGGAAAGGATCGTGTTCCCTTTGGATTTGAATGATGGAAAGGAAGAGGATACTGTAATGGTAGACAATAATCCAAGAGCACTAGGCGATGACAAGAACAAACAAAGACCACTCGGTATGGTCCCAAATCTTGAGCTGGCTCTAGGAGAGGATGAAACTACTACAACCACAGGAGTCCTTTTGCCCTTCATGGCTGGACCTAGCGCCAGTGAAAAACATAGAAGTAGCAATAGCCAGAAGGCAGAAGAAGAGAATGCAGCTTCTCTCTCACTATCCTTGTCCTTCTCATCCTTGGAGaaggaacaacaacaacaacaaagacaaCAGCAGAATCAGAGACGAGTATCTGGATGGGAACAAAAGAAGCAGAATGTGAATACTCCTATGTTTCTCTTCAGAGACTTCCCTGACAAATCCTCATAG
- the LOC103843647 gene encoding uncharacterized protein LOC103843647 isoform X3 codes for MVGESGENIVLNKGEEPNTLAMSDCESADSEPQEVDVKICDTCGDAGREDLLAICSRCSDGAEHTYCMRVMLKKVPAGDWLCEECKFAEQAEKQKRDKESKRKQESEANLNTQSSSKRPIDRPEAAPDAKRQAFEAPTGSPKKPVLPRLPTFSRETSFKRLEKTTRKLAHHSSFNSHSSDDTESTRSTDSQVQSPKACAGSLFKSKSFNSSSSRPKVRPVDDVMPKEGLSRKLGRSMSTRCIDVGSSGCNDSRVQGSKQLKDRSTEASGVDQKLISRGNSSSSYANSARDLKSLQSDGKEGSLTKKARHLSRNRLEDIVASVGDTHTNENSKDAVGSRRRSSLKDLSSQKIQTAEPAETSCSSGSNLSTTRNISEDVNKGNRLRAAVDAALRKKPSFGKNRGLEQSDLPSVSNVDSSCDRALQNFPSKVLRDWPVGLQGGQEIAVNRKQSTLAGADAMAAPQSLEPAVHLHSVKPVIRDLPVGLQRGHPNLNTDKQTIVVNRKQSTLAGTDAIAAPQSVEPVVHLHSVKPVMRDLPVGLQGGHPNLLTDKQAIAVNRKQSTLTGADAMAAPQSVEPAVHLHSVKPVIRDFPVGLQRGHPNLQTDKQTIAVNRKQFPLASADAMAASQSVEPTVHFHSVKPVMSDLPGVDPSVLSTTSAIPEPEYIWQGEMEVRKSRNLSAMHCGMQAYLSTLASPKVAEVVNQFPVKVTLNEVPRLSTWPSQFQDIGAKEGHVALFFFAKDIVSYERSYKPLVDNMIQKDLALKGSLEGVELLIFASNQLPRNCQRWNMFFFLWGVFRGKNKKCSDPLKNKPLPASNVLPNMGRVFSTREGFYNENPSNRESLQSCMKVGYSSPLIHTCHLSLVLYHTSSYTEENAKEGEAGGGDSGAVEETEEGEIGSCPQLKDEKISGPRRVNSSDVNHNVDMDDLNSEGLCEGPANKKLKTGTGVETECNIFRRDTSGPRPREEENVIKKNPVATERIVFPLDLNDGKEEDTVMVDNNPRALGDDKNKQRPLGMVPNLELALGEDETTTTTGVLLPFMAGPSASEKHRSSNSQKAEEENAASLSLSLSFSSLEKEQQQQQRQQQNQRRVSGWEQKKQNVNTPMFLFRDFPDKSS; via the exons ATGGTTGGGGAATCGGGAGAGAATATTGTCTTAAATAAGGGAGAGGAACCAAACACATTAGCTATGTCTGACTGTGAGAGTGCTGATTCTGAACCGCAGGAAGTTGAT GTGAAAATTTGTGACACTTGTGGAGATGCGGGCCGTGAGGATTTGCTTGCTATCTGCAGCAGATGCAGTGATGGTGCAGAACACAC CTATTGCATGCGAGTAATGCTTAAAAAAGTTCCAGCGGGTGATTGGCTTTGTGAAGAATGCAAGTTTGCTGAGCAAGCAGAAAAGCAGAAGCGAGACAAAG AATCTAAGAGAAAGCAAGAAAGTGAGGCAAATTTGAATACACAGAGCTCCAGCAAAAGGCCCATAGATAGACCTGAGGCAGCTCCAGATGCTAAAAGACAAGCATTTGAGGCTCCAACAGGTTCACCAAAAAAACCTGTTCTCCCCAGGTTGCCCACTTTTTCCCGGGAAACATCATTTAAGCGCTTAGAGAAGACAACGAGAAAGCTAGCTCATCACTCATCTTTCAATAGCCACTCCAGTGATGACACAGAAAGCACACGATCCACTGACTCACAGGTCCAATCTCCTAAAG CTTGTGCAGGCTCCCTTTTTAAGTCCAAGTCGTTTAATTCTTCGAGCTCTAGACCAAAAGTGAGACCAGTGGATGATGTTATGCCTAAGGAGGGGCTTTCTAGAAAATTAGGTAGATCAATGTCAACTAGATGTATAGACGTAGGGAGCTCTGGTTGCAATGACTCAAGAGTACAAGGTTCAAAGCAACTGAAAGATCGGAGTACAGAAGCATCCGGAGTCGATCAGAAGCTAATCTCACGTGGCAATTCGTCCAGTTCCTATGCAAATAGTGCACGTGATTTGAAGAGTTTGCAGTCTGATGGTAAAGAAGGTAGCTTGACAAAGAAAGCCAGACATCTAAGTCGAAACCGCCTGGAAGATATAGTTGCTTCTG TGGGGGATACACATACGAATGAAAATAGCAAAGACGCTGTTGGTAGTCGCCGAAGGTCATCTTTAAAAGACCTGTCATCTCAAAAAATTCAGACAGCCGAACCTGCTGAGACTTCATGTTCCTCTGGAAGCAATCTCTCTACCACGCGAAACATTAGCGAGGATGTTAATAAAGGCAATAGGTTGCGAGCAGCGGTCGATGCTGCTCTCCGAAAAAAGCCTAGTTTCGGGAAGAACCGTGGTTTGGAGCAGTCTGATTTGCCGTCAGTGTCTAATGTGGATTCTAGTTGCGATAGGGCTCTTCAAAATTTTCCCTCGAAGGTGCTGAGAGATTGGCCTGTGGGATTGCAAGGAGGGCAGGAGATTGCAGTAAATAGAAAACAGTCTACACTCGCTGGTGCTGATGCAATGGCTGCTCCTCAATCTCTAGAGCCTGCAGTTCATTTACATTCGGTAAAGCCGGTCATTAGAGATTTGCCTGTGGGATTGCAAAGAGGGCATCCAAATTTAAATACCGACAAGCAGACGATTGTAGTAAATAGAAAACAGTCTACACTGGCTGGTACTGATGCAATTGCTGCTCCTCAATCTGTAGAGCCTGTAGTTCATTTACATTCTGTAAAGCCGGTCATGAGAGATCTGCCGGTGGGATTGCAAGGAGGGCATCCAAATTTACTGACAGACAAGCAGGCGATTGCAGTAAATAGAAAACAGTCTACACTCACTGGTGCTGATGCAATGGCTGCTCCTCAATCTGTTGAGCCTGCAGTTCATTTACATTCTGTAAAGCCGGTCATTAGAGATTTTCCTGTGGGTTTGCAAAGAGGGCATCCAAATTTACAGACAGACAAGCAGACGATTGCAGTAAATAGAAAGCAGTTTCCACTCGCTAGTGCTGATGCAATGGCTGCTTCTCAATCTGTAGAGCCTACGGTTCATTTTCATTCTGTAAAGCCTGTCATGAGTGATTTGCCTGGGGTTGACCCATCTGTTCTGTCGACAACCTCAGCCATCCCAGAGCCTGAATACATTTGGCA AGGGGAGATGGAGGTGCGGAAAAGCAGAAATCTATCGGCAATGCATTGTGGAATGCAAGCGTATCTATCAACATTAGCATCACCTAAGGTTGCTGAAGTGGTGAACCAGTTTCCAGTAAAAGTGACCTTGAATGAAGTACCCAGGCTAAGTACATGGCCTTCGCAGTTTCAAGATATAGGTGCTAAGGAAGGCCATGTGGCTCTTTTCTTCTTTGCCAAGGACATCGTGAG TTATGAGAGAAGTTACAAGCCCCTAGTAGATAACATGATCCAGAAAGATTTAGCTCTAAAAGGAAGCCTCGAGGGTGTTGAGCTTTTGATTTTTGCCTCCAATCAGCTTCCTCGGAACTGTCAGC GTTGGAACATGTTCTTTTTCCTTTGGGGTGTATTTCGAGGAAAAAACAAGAAATGTTCTGATCCACTCAAGAACAAACCTCTTCCGGCGTCTAATGTTTTGCCAAATATGGGGAGAGTGTTTTCTACACGTGAGGGCTTTTACAATGAAAATCCAAGCAACAGAGAGTCCTTGCAATCGTGCATGAAGGTTGGTTATTCTAGTCCTCTAATTCACACCTGCCATCTGTCTCTCGTTCTCTATCACACCTCTAGTTATACG GAGGAGAATGCTAAAGAGGGTGAAGCGGGCGGTGGAGATAGTGGAGCGGTGGAAGAAACTGAGGAAGGAGAGATAGGTTCTTGCCCACAGTTGAAGGATGAGAAGATTTCAG GGCCTAGGAGAGTAAATTCATCTGACGTGAACCATAATGTGGACATGGATGATCTGAATAGTGAAGGGTTGTGTGAAGGACCAGCGAATAAAAAGCTGAAGACAGGCACAGGAGTAGAAACCGAATGTAACATATTTAGGAGGGATACATCTGGTCCCCGTCCCCGTGAGGAGGAAAATGTGATCAAGAAGAACCCAGTTGCAACGGAAAGGATCGTGTTCCCTTTGGATTTGAATGATGGAAAGGAAGAGGATACTGTAATGGTAGACAATAATCCAAGAGCACTAGGCGATGACAAGAACAAACAAAGACCACTCGGTATGGTCCCAAATCTTGAGCTGGCTCTAGGAGAGGATGAAACTACTACAACCACAGGAGTCCTTTTGCCCTTCATGGCTGGACCTAGCGCCAGTGAAAAACATAGAAGTAGCAATAGCCAGAAGGCAGAAGAAGAGAATGCAGCTTCTCTCTCACTATCCTTGTCCTTCTCATCCTTGGAGaaggaacaacaacaacaacaaagacaaCAGCAGAATCAGAGACGAGTATCTGGATGGGAACAAAAGAAGCAGAATGTGAATACTCCTATGTTTCTCTTCAGAGACTTCCCTGACAAATCCTCATAG